The Candidatus Bathyarchaeia archaeon DNA window TATGGCTCTCAATAATCCTCACAATAATCCTTTTCGCACTTTTCATAACACTTTATTTGCTGAGGGGATGAAGACCTGTGAACGGGGAGGCGGACACGAGAACATTTGAACGTTTTCTCACACTTTTCCTTTTAGGCTTCACTATAATATTGGTGGGCATGATGCTTCTGGTTGCAGCAACATTGCTTCTTGGAAACGGAAAGGCAAGTGTTGGAGGCGTCATATTCATTTGGTTTTTCCCAATAGTTTTCGGTGTCGGCCCGGAAGCTCATTGGCTTGTACTTTTTGCAGTGGTGCTCGCTGTTCTTGGCTTGGTGATGCTTTTTATAATGTGGAAGGCGGCTAAAAGACGCGAATTCTAACTATCTGGTCTTTTCCTCTTTGCCGTAAATTATGTATAGGAATATGAGCGCCAAAACGATGAAGGTCACGGTCATGAGGATGTATTTTATGGTTTCAAAGTATGCTCCAATGCTCATGGACCATTCCTCGTCCCACATAAATTATCAGTTTAGGTATTTAAGGAGTTGGTTTCCGCCATTCCTGCATTAGGGTTTCGTAGAGTTCGTCGCCGCTTTCTATCTCCTCATACCAGCCTAGGCTTTTGGCGATTTTCTGGGCGATGAGGTGATAGCATAGATGCACCTTCCGGTCTAGGACGCGGAAGTAGAAGTCGTCGCATGTGCAGAATTCGGCTTCGGGCATTATTAGGTAGTCGCGTTCCTTGCCAACCACAACCCAGACGACTCTGCCGCTGGGTTTGAAAACGTATTTTTTGACGCGGTTCTCTTTCAGGGCTTCAAAGGCTCTTGCAAAGCGCTGTCCAAAAACCTCGTAAAGCCTTGTTAAACTCTTTCCAGTCAGCCTGCCCTCTGCTTTGGCTTCCCTGCATATGGCGTTTAGAAGGTCGGTTTCAGAGTCGGCGCTCATGGAGGATACAAGCTTTAACCGCTAAAGGAAAAGGGCGTGTTGGGGGCTACTCTATTTTTATTGGTTCGCCCTTTGGTTTCCGCTCTTCCTTTATCTTCGGAAGCTTGACCTCCAAGACGCCGTTCTTATATTGAGTTTTAGCCTCTTTCACGTTGACCTTGGCTGGAAGCGTTATCTCCTTGTAGTATTTCCGTTGGGGCGTGTCAACGCTTATGGTTAACGTGTCCTCTGTGCCGTGAAGCTTAATGTCCTCCTTCTCCACGCCGGGCAGCTCCGCCACAACGTGAATTTCGTTGTCCGTTTCAACCACGTCCACCAGTGGTTCGCGTTCCTCTTTAACGGTTGGCCCAAAGCGGGTTGGCTTGACGTTGCCGAACTCGCGGATTTCAGGTTTGCCGTCCGGGCCTATGCGGATGCTGTAGCCGTAGACGAAGGGTCCCCACTCGCGTATGGTTGAGCCATCTGGGAGCTTGCGTTCCCTAACATACTCCTTGGGAACCCGGGAGGTGAAAGCCTTAAACTCTTCCTCTATCATTTTTTCCATTTCACGGAACATGCGGTCAATATCCTCAAAGAACCAGCTTCCGAAGAATGGAAACCGTCTACGTCTAAACCATTCTGGAAAATCCTCATCTTCGGGCATTTCATACACCTCTAGTGAAGGGTAAAGGAAGCCTTTTCTATTAAGGTTTATGGCTTTCCAAAAATTTCAAGCTGGCTTAAATAGCCCAGAAAGGTTCCGTCTAGAAGGTAGACTTCAGCGTTTCTTAGGTCCACTGCTTCCGCGCGGAGGATTGGACCTACGATTTTCTCGCTTTCCGCGGCGTCCTTCTCGTTTAGAGGTTTTCCGCCCAGGAACTCGTTGAAGGATGGCATTATGAAGAGTTGGCTGGTTTTAGGCTTAACCCCATAATGTTTGAGTAGCGTTTTCTGCGGGGTTTCCTCAACTTTTATCCCATGTTTCTGAAGTAGGATTTCCGCCAGCTGATTTGGGTTGCATTTGGCTTTAACCCAAACCTGCCTTGTTATCCTGAAGCCTGCGGGATCTCGGAGAACTATGACGGGGTGAACGTGCCCCATAACAAGGGTTCTGCATTTTAGGAGGGTTGGTGATGGCCAACGGTGCCCGTGGAAGAAGCCTGCGCCGCCTATAACTGTGCCGGAGGATGGAAGGATGGTTATGCCCTCGGGAAGGAGGGGTTCAAGGTTTCCGTCGTGGTTTCCATGAATTATCTGGATCTCGCCTATGTGCCTCTTAAGTTCGTTGAAGAATTCTGGGATGTCTTGCCACTCGCCGAGCTCGGCAGTTGCCACAGTGTGTTTCACGTCGCCTAGGATCAGCAGTCTGTCGGGTTTGTACGCTCTTATGAGTGTTTTAAGTTTTTCCAGAAGTTTTGCGGCTTGGGTTGGCACATGGATGCCCTTTTCGGATAGGGCTATTTCCCATCCGATGTGGAGGTCTGCCACAACAAGCGTTCGGGTGTCCCCTGTCTTCACGAGGGCTGCTGGATGAGGTGCCAGTGGCGTTATCATGGCGCTTTCCTTTCATGCCTTTAGGAGGCTTAATATTGTTTTGTGGATTTTTCTGTTGGCGGAAGCCACGAAGGTTAGCCTTTCCTTTGGGTCGAGTTTAGCGTTTAGCAGTTTGCCATCCGGTGTTGTTATTGTGGCTCCAGCCTCCCTTATTATCAGCCAAGCGGCAGCCGTGTCTGTGGCGCGTAGTTTCCCCCTTATGTCTATGAAGGCGTCTATGGTGCCGTCTGCCACATAACAGAGCTCCAAGGCGTTGGCGCCTAGGTGGCGGATGTGCTTTGTCCGCTCTATTAGGCTTGTTATGCGGGGGGCTATTTCTCTAGCCCTGTAAGTGTTTAGGTCTACTCCTACCACTGCATCCGCCAAGTCCGTCTGGTCTGAGGGCTTTATTTCTTGGTTGTTGCGTTTCGCCCCTTCGCCTTTAACGGCTGTGTACGTCACGTCGTGGAACAGGTCTGCCACGAGGGCAGCGTGGACTGTGCGAAGTTCCGGTTTTGTGGATACGGCTATAGACGTAGCATAAAAGGGTATGCCTCTCATTATGTTTGTTGTGCCATCTATTGGGTCCGCCGTAATATAGTGCTGCTTTGGGTTTGCACCGTATTCTTTTACGCCGGACTCCTCGCTTATAAGAGTGAAGGATAGGCCGTGTCCCTGTAGAGTTTCAATTATGGCTTTTTCAGCCGCTAGGTCTATCTGCCTTATTGGGTCTCCGCCGGCGCCTATGCCCAAGTCCGGCTGAGACTGATTTAGGGATTTCAGTAGTGGGGCTATCTGGCTTTTCACGTTGTCTCTGCATTCTTCCAGTATTTGAAGCCAATCCACCGAATTTCACTCGGTTGTATTTTCGAAGCCTTCAATAATAAGGTTGATGGTTTGCATAAAAAAGGGCGTCTTCTAGAAGAAGCTTCTAAAAGAGATTTTCAGAAGGCATTTAAAAGAGGGCGGGGATATGGATGTATCCGTTGGGGGACACAATACGGACACGAAGATGGCTGAAGTTCTGGAAATCTTGGCTGATGGAAAGTGGCACATGAAAAAGGAGATTTTGGAAAAAACTGGGCTTAAACCGAAGCAGCTTGAAACGATAATAGGTTTTCTGGTGGATTATGGGTTCATAATGGTGGACGATGAAGGAGGCTCTGTGAGGCTTAACGAAAACTTTAGAAAACTTCTCCTTCAAGAGGTCAACCAGTAAAGTGTTAAGCGAAGCGGAATGGAAGGGTTATTTGCAAAAAGAGAAGGTGAAAATGGGAGGAAAGCCCCGGTCTAGCCCCTAAAATTGTCCCAGCTTTTTCAAAATCTTTTCAAGGTCGGCGTTTTTCTCTGCGAAAATGCTTATTTTGTTATCGCCAATTGTGAGAGATAAAACTTTAACCTCTTTTCCTTCGACGAGGATGTTTTTGACGTCGCCGAGGTTGAAGGTTTCCGAGAGTTCTTCTCCGGCTTCTAGGGCTGATGATGAGAGGATGGCGTATTCTATGAGTTTTGATGGGTCTTTGAGGTCTATGGCTGCTGAGGTTGCGTTCCGGAGAATATAGCCAATGACGCCTTCATAGCCCTTTATTTCTTCGAGGCTTGCTT harbors:
- the hsp20 gene encoding archaeal heat shock protein Hsp20, which produces MPEDEDFPEWFRRRRFPFFGSWFFEDIDRMFREMEKMIEEEFKAFTSRVPKEYVRERKLPDGSTIREWGPFVYGYSIRIGPDGKPEIREFGNVKPTRFGPTVKEEREPLVDVVETDNEIHVVAELPGVEKEDIKLHGTEDTLTISVDTPQRKYYKEITLPAKVNVKEAKTQYKNGVLEVKLPKIKEERKPKGEPIKIE
- a CDS encoding metallophosphoesterase translates to MITPLAPHPAALVKTGDTRTLVVADLHIGWEIALSEKGIHVPTQAAKLLEKLKTLIRAYKPDRLLILGDVKHTVATAELGEWQDIPEFFNELKRHIGEIQIIHGNHDGNLEPLLPEGITILPSSGTVIGGAGFFHGHRWPSPTLLKCRTLVMGHVHPVIVLRDPAGFRITRQVWVKAKCNPNQLAEILLQKHGIKVEETPQKTLLKHYGVKPKTSQLFIMPSFNEFLGGKPLNEKDAAESEKIVGPILRAEAVDLRNAEVYLLDGTFLGYLSQLEIFGKP
- a CDS encoding inositol monophosphatase family protein, which translates into the protein MDWLQILEECRDNVKSQIAPLLKSLNQSQPDLGIGAGGDPIRQIDLAAEKAIIETLQGHGLSFTLISEESGVKEYGANPKQHYITADPIDGTTNIMRGIPFYATSIAVSTKPELRTVHAALVADLFHDVTYTAVKGEGAKRNNQEIKPSDQTDLADAVVGVDLNTYRAREIAPRITSLIERTKHIRHLGANALELCYVADGTIDAFIDIRGKLRATDTAAAWLIIREAGATITTPDGKLLNAKLDPKERLTFVASANRKIHKTILSLLKA